One stretch of Armatimonadota bacterium DNA includes these proteins:
- a CDS encoding NAD(P)/FAD-dependent oxidoreductase yields the protein MQQQPRVVIVGGGFGGLAAARALSRAPVFVTVIDRSNSHLFQPLLYQVATAGLSPADIARPIRNILRRQLNADVLLAEVTGVDLDRRRVNLAGGDSRPYDYLVLATGAVDCYFGHDDWAFAAPGLKGIPGATHIRSRILRAFEKAEAESDQGRRNRLLTFVIVGGGPTGVEMAGAIAELARLALPADFRHIDTRSARIILVEAGPRLLAAFSEPLSAAARRRLERMGVEIRCGSRVETIDGVGVFAAGEEIPAETVIWAAGVTATPVCQWLRCECGSGGRVPVLPDLSIEGRPEVFVVGDAALVKRGHDYVPGLAPAAQQEGRYAASVIAARAAGRPDPKPWVYLDKGMMATVGRKFAVAQVGPLKLTGVAAWLAWMAIHVYYLIGFRSRLLVMLEWAWAYFTFQRGARLITVPADDANS from the coding sequence ATTCAGCAGCAGCCTCGCGTTGTGATTGTGGGTGGTGGGTTTGGCGGCCTTGCAGCAGCGCGCGCCCTCTCGCGAGCGCCGGTGTTCGTGACCGTTATCGATCGCAGCAACAGCCACCTGTTTCAGCCGCTGTTGTACCAGGTAGCCACGGCCGGGCTTTCGCCGGCCGACATCGCCCGGCCAATCCGGAACATTCTGCGGCGACAGCTGAATGCAGACGTGCTGCTGGCGGAAGTCACCGGTGTAGACCTCGACCGACGGCGGGTGAACCTGGCCGGAGGAGACTCGCGGCCCTACGACTATCTCGTACTCGCCACCGGCGCCGTGGATTGCTACTTCGGGCATGATGACTGGGCTTTTGCAGCGCCGGGCCTGAAGGGCATTCCCGGAGCGACGCACATACGCTCCCGAATTCTCCGCGCTTTCGAGAAGGCCGAAGCGGAGTCGGATCAAGGTCGGCGGAACCGACTGCTGACGTTTGTGATTGTGGGCGGCGGACCGACTGGTGTGGAGATGGCGGGAGCCATTGCCGAACTTGCGCGGTTGGCGCTGCCGGCCGATTTTCGACACATCGATACCAGGTCGGCTCGGATCATCCTTGTGGAGGCCGGCCCGCGCCTGCTGGCGGCATTCAGCGAACCGCTTTCAGCCGCGGCGCGCAGGCGGCTTGAGCGAATGGGCGTCGAGATTCGGTGCGGCTCGCGCGTGGAGACGATCGATGGCGTTGGTGTATTTGCCGCGGGAGAAGAGATCCCTGCCGAGACGGTTATCTGGGCTGCCGGCGTTACAGCCACTCCGGTCTGCCAGTGGCTGCGTTGTGAATGCGGCAGCGGCGGCCGTGTTCCGGTTCTACCGGATTTGAGCATCGAGGGCCGGCCGGAGGTATTCGTGGTGGGCGACGCCGCGCTGGTAAAGCGGGGTCACGACTATGTTCCCGGCCTGGCGCCTGCCGCGCAGCAGGAGGGGCGATACGCTGCCAGTGTGATCGCCGCACGCGCCGCGGGCCGTCCGGACCCGAAACCGTGGGTCTATCTCGACAAGGGCATGATGGCTACGGTTGGACGAAAGTTTGCCGTTGCACAAGTCGGACCACTGAAGCTGACCGGAGTCGCGGCATGGTTGGCATGGATGGCCATTCACGTCTACTACCTGATCGGGTTTCGCAGTCGCCTGCTGGTGATGCTGGAGTGGGCGTGGGCGTACTTTACGTTTCAGCGCGGCGCCCGGCTGATCACCGTGCCGGCGGATGACGCAAACAGTTGA